In the genome of Campylobacter helveticus, the window TTTGCTCATTTTCCTTAACGCCCTTTCCACAAAGATAAAGCCCTTGCCACTTGCAGAATAGGGGGGATTTAGCAAAAACACATCAGCGGGGAAACTCTGCCCCTTTTTATCGCCTTGCTCATAGCTTCCATTAAAATCTTTCAAGCTATCTTTATGCAAGAGATTCGCCGAGCCATCATCAAGCAAAATCATATTTAAGATACCAAGCAAGTAAATATCACTTCGCTTTTCTATCCCTAAAAGTTGATAGGCTTTGATGTGAGCGATTTTAGCTTCTATTTCTTTTGGGCTTTGCAGATTTTGTGCGTCTTTTATCATCGCATTCATAGCCGAGATGAGAAATGCCCCAGAACCAGTGGCATAATCCCACACAAAAGAATCTTTATTCACCCCTGTAAGAGAGACCATCATATCTACTACATAGCGAGGGGTTAGCACTACATCATTTTTTTCATTATCAGGGACTTCAAGCCATTTTGTAATGGAATTTAAAAAGCCTACCTGCGATGTCGGCAGTTTGAAGCTTTTTAACAAGGGGGAGGATATTATCAAGCACGATTTGATAAGTCTTTTTTAAAGGACTTTCATCACTACTATGGAGCAAGTTCTTTGTATAGGAGCTTGGTGTATGAAGCTTGGAGTGGATAAAGGCGGATTCTAAATCATTAATAACCATAGCGACTTTTTCTTGTGGGAGATTTTTCTCGCATAAAAAATCTTTGATTTTATTTAGGAAAATCTGCCCATCATTTGAGTTAGCCCCTTGCTCACATTTTAGCTCTTCTACTTTTAGGGGTGCGATTTTGCCTTTTACGCCTTGTGCTGCCATAATCATACCCACAAGCAAAGCTACGCGCGTGTTTGGATTGATATTTAAAAGCTCATCGTGTAAGAATTGATTGAGTGCGTTGAGCTTAGATTCTATATCGCTTTCTAAGTTTTCTATCGCATTTTCACGCTCTTTTTCGCTTAAAGATAAAGAATCTAGCTTTGTAATAAAACTCTCTAAATGCTCTTTAGAAAAGCAACTTAAATCGCTAAAATCGCCAATTTTCTTAGGGACGGAGAGATTT includes:
- a CDS encoding VRR-NUC domain-containing protein; the protein is MASIEERIEDRTKQQLGEFGIPYYTKTESINSDIDSALAKYPSKSGGSGKNYPDIKLFLTTETRRKIPVMIEVKGTKGRLEKLKNGEIENINNKGEPHYDNINKYALNGAVHYANAILDYTHSYDEVIALGINGYEDASELKTQYAFYYLNRKNLSVPKKIGDFSDLSCFSKEHLESFITKLDSLSLSEKERENAIENLESDIESKLNALNQFLHDELLNINPNTRVALLVGMIMAAQGVKGKIAPLKVEELKCEQGANSNDGQIFLNKIKDFLCEKNLPQEKVAMVINDLESAFIHSKLHTPSSYTKNLLHSSDESPLKKTYQIVLDNILPLVKKLQTADIAGRLFKFHYKMA